A window from Felis catus isolate Fca126 chromosome B1, F.catus_Fca126_mat1.0, whole genome shotgun sequence encodes these proteins:
- the TMEM192 gene encoding transmembrane protein 192, with the protein MAAGGRMEDGSLDLTQSIEDDPLLDAQHLPHHSLHAHFRPRFHPLPTVIIANLLLLIHVVFVILAFLTGVLCSYPNPIEDKCPGNYTNPLKVQTVIILGKVILWILHFLLERYIQYHHNKVRNRGYNMIYLSTRHLKGLALMIHSTGNTALLLVLCVQHSFPEPSRLYLDLILAILALELICSLTCLLTYTVKIRNFNKAKPQPDVLEEEKIYAYPSNITSETGFRTISSLEDIVEKQGDIIAYLKRHNALLSKRLLTFTSSELDSPPSRM; encoded by the exons ATGGCGGCTGGGGGCAGAATGGAGGAC GGCTCCTTGGATCTCACCCAAAGTATTGAAGATGACCCCCTTCTGGACGCCCAGCATCTCCCACATCATTCATTACATGCTCATTTTAGACCCAGATTCCATCCTCTTCCTACGGTCATCATAGCAAATCTGCTCTTGTTAATACAT GTTGTGTTTGTCATTTTGGCGTTTTTAACAGGTGTACTTTGTTCTTACCCTAATCCAATTGAGGACAAGTGCCCAGGAAACTATACCAACCCATTGAAAGTTCAGACAGTCATAAtccttgggaaagttattttgtggattcTGCACTTCCTTCTTGAGCGCTACATCCAGTATCACCACAACAAAGTAAGAAACCGAGGCTATAACATGATCTACCTGTCGACAAGGCATCTTAAAGGACTTGCCCTGATGATCCACTCCACTG gCAACACGGCTCTTCTCCTCGTGCTGTGTGTGCAGCACTCCTTCCCGGAGCCCAGCAGGTTGTATCTTGACCTCATCCTGGCCATCCTGGCCCTGGAACTCATCTGCTCCCTGACGTGTCTGCTTACTTACACAG tgAAAATTCGAAACTTTAATAAAGCCAAGCCACAGCCTGATgtacttgaagaagaaaaaatctaTGCTTACCCCAGCAACATAACCTCAGAGACTGGATTCAG GACTATTTCAAGCCTAGAAGACATTGTTGAAAAGCAAGGAGACATAATAGCGTACCTGAAGCGACACAATGCCCTGTTGAGTAAACGGTTGTTGACTTTCACTTCCTCTGAGCTAGACTCTCCACCTAGTAGAATGTGA